A window of the Brassica napus cultivar Da-Ae chromosome C5, Da-Ae, whole genome shotgun sequence genome harbors these coding sequences:
- the LOC106426434 gene encoding alcohol dehydrogenase-like 3, with translation MAETQGKVITCRAAVAWGPKEPLVIQEICVDPPQEMEVRVKILYTSICHTDLGTWTGVNEAERAFPRILGHEAVGVVESVGEGVKDVKEGDYVIPAFNGECGECRVCKKEVSNLCERYKVDPMKRLMVNDGGTRFSTTTNKDGGLSQSQRIYHFLNTSTFTEYTVLDSACVVKIDPNAPLKQMSLLSCGVSTGVGAAWNTAKVKEGTTTAVFGLGSVGLAVAEGARARGASRIIGVDANASKFEKGKVMGVTDFINPKDLTKPVHERIRELTRGGVDYSFECTGNVDVLREAFLSTHAGWGSTVLVGIYATPRTLPLHPMELFDGRKITGSVFGGFKPKSQLPSFAQQCMKGVVKLEPFITNELPFEKINDAFQLLRDGKSLRCLLQIAKFLKK, from the exons atgGCAGAGACTCAAGGAAAGGTCATCACTTGCAGAG CTGCCGTTGCATGGGGTCCAAAAGAGCCGCTTGTAATACAAGAAATATGCGTCGATCCTCCTCAGGAAATGGAAGTCCGGGTTAAAATCCTTTACACCTCCATTTGCCATACCGATCTCGGAACTTGGACCGGCGTG AACGAAGCTGAACGAGCATTTCCGAGGATTCTTGGGCACGAAGCTGTCGG AGTGGTAGAAAGTGTAGGAGAAGGAGTTAAAGATGTGAAAGAAGGAGACTATGTGATTCCGGCATTCAATGGAGAATGTGGTGAATGCAGAGTTTGTAAGAAAGAGGTAAGTAATCTATGTGAGAGATATAAAGTGGATCCAATGAAAAGACTGATGGTTAATGACGGAGGAACAAGATTCTCAACAACCACAAACAAGGACGGCGGTTTGAGCCAGAGCCAACGCATTTATCACTTCCTTAACACCTCCACGTTCACCGAATACACGGTCTTGGACTCGGCTTGCGTTGTCAAAATCGATCCTAATGCTCCTCTCAAGCAAATGAGCCTCTTGAGCTGTGGGGTCTCCACGG gtgTGGGAGCAGCTTGGAACACTGCCAAAGTGAAAGAAGGTACAACCACTGCTGTCTTTGGATTGGGTTCGGTTGGACTCGCT GTTGCTGAAGGTGCACGAGCAAGAGGAGCTTCTAGGATCATTGGTGTTGATGCCAATGCTTCCAAATTTGAGAAAG GTAAAGTGATGGGAGTAACAGATTTCATAAACCCTAAAGACTTAACAAAGCCAGTACATGAG AGGATACGAGAGCTGACCAGAGGAGGCGTGGACTATAGTTTTGAATGCACAGGAAACGTCGATGTTCTTCGCGAAGCCTTTTTATCCACTCACGCC GGTTGGGGATCGACGGTTCTAGTAGGAATATATGCGACACCAAGAACATTGCCTCTTCATCCGATGGAGCTTTTCGACGGCCGCAAAATCACTGGTTCTGTATTTGGCGGGTTCAAGCCCAAATCTCAGCTACCAAGTTTTGCTCAACAATGCATGAAAGGG gtTGTGAAATTGGAACCTTTTATCACCAATGAGCTTCCATTTGAGAAGATAAACGATGCGTTTCAGCTGCTTCGCGATGGAAAATCTCTTCGTTGTCTTCTCCAAATCGCTAAGTTTCTCAAGAAATAA